The following coding sequences are from one Arcobacter nitrofigilis DSM 7299 window:
- a CDS encoding low molecular weight protein-tyrosine-phosphatase, with amino-acid sequence MKILFVCLGNICRSPLAEAIAKDFAKQNNYKIEVDSCGTGSWHIGEAPCLDSQKIAKIKGLDISNYKARQVQKEDFKKFDLIVGLDSKNIASLKNLGCQNPLLIGDFGYEGQDVPDPYFFDGFEGFDKVFEMIETCVKNLLKEKIEK; translated from the coding sequence ATGAAGATTTTATTTGTATGTTTAGGAAATATTTGTAGGTCACCACTTGCAGAAGCTATTGCAAAAGATTTTGCCAAACAAAATAATTATAAGATAGAAGTTGATTCTTGTGGCACAGGCTCTTGGCATATAGGTGAAGCACCTTGTCTTGATTCTCAAAAAATAGCAAAAATAAAAGGTCTTGATATTTCAAATTATAAAGCTAGACAAGTACAAAAAGAAGATTTTAAAAAGTTTGATTTAATAGTAGGGCTTGACTCTAAAAATATTGCCTCACTAAAAAATTTAGGATGTCAAAATCCACTATTAATAGGTGATTTTGGATATGAAGGTCAAGATGTACCTGATCCTTATTTCTTTGATGGTTTTGAAGGTTTTGATAAAGTTTTTGAGATGATTGAGACTTGTGTTAAAAATTTACTAAAAGAAAAAATAGAGAAATAA
- a CDS encoding carbon-nitrogen hydrolase family protein: MNLVTLQIKPSTNFQDNLNHLEELILQTPKDSFILAPELCLTGYAYGRIIEAGKFARTAIDKLTQLSKDRTISLTMTNKECEEYFNTFYIFHKGKILHKQSKIKLFAINDENKYFESGREEDIKLFDFEGLKVGVLICFELRFLDYWKKLQGADIILIPAMWGAKRKENYETLTRALAITNQCFVIASDSSDESCAKSSAIINPFGDITIDDNKELISKLIDLKDIQLMRKYLDVGIK; this comes from the coding sequence ATGAACTTAGTAACACTACAAATTAAACCTAGTACAAACTTTCAAGATAATTTAAACCACCTTGAAGAACTTATTTTACAAACACCGAAGGACTCTTTTATTTTAGCTCCTGAATTATGTCTTACAGGGTATGCTTATGGACGAATAATAGAAGCAGGAAAGTTTGCTAGAACAGCTATTGATAAACTAACCCAGCTTTCAAAAGATAGAACAATAAGTCTTACTATGACAAATAAAGAGTGTGAAGAATATTTCAATACTTTTTATATCTTCCATAAGGGTAAAATCCTACACAAGCAATCAAAAATAAAACTTTTTGCAATAAATGATGAAAATAAATATTTTGAAAGTGGAAGAGAAGAAGACATAAAACTTTTTGACTTTGAGGGTTTAAAAGTAGGTGTTCTCATATGTTTTGAACTTAGATTTTTAGATTATTGGAAAAAACTTCAAGGTGCAGATATTATTCTTATACCTGCTATGTGGGGAGCTAAACGAAAAGAGAATTATGAAACTCTAACAAGAGCCTTAGCAATTACAAACCAATGCTTTGTAATTGCAAGTGATAGTTCAGATGAATCTTGTGCTAAAAGTTCAGCTATCATCAACCCTTTTGGAGATATAACTATAGATGATAACAAAGAACTTATTTCTAAATTAATTGACCTAAAAGATATACAACTTATGAGAAAATATTTAGACGTGGGTATAAAATAA
- a CDS encoding OmpA family protein, with amino-acid sequence MSILKQIIFLSFLLVAIMVACVYLYINQDKFGTTTFYTPSISQKIIIPEKTVPIQEEIVEGPSEKVVPPIIEDQKDDAVIDENTDEDQKKIDDIEKPDIENADIIVDDKKEVDNTKKVVIPEDKKIEELSHKIQPKNIQDDTIESKMDKNKKTQDEINAVISKDHIFFKRLGTDITDESYKVVEQIAKILKNNPSVKIEIGGHTDAKGEADVNQWISLQRAKSVKKELEKLGIAEDRITAVGYGESQPLVPNDKNGYSSENRRVEFKIIEE; translated from the coding sequence ATGAGTATTCTAAAACAAATAATTTTTTTGTCATTTCTTCTAGTAGCAATTATGGTTGCTTGTGTATATTTATATATAAATCAAGATAAATTTGGAACAACTACTTTTTATACTCCCTCAATTTCTCAGAAAATAATCATTCCAGAAAAAACAGTTCCTATTCAAGAAGAAATAGTAGAAGGACCATCTGAAAAAGTTGTACCACCAATAATTGAAGATCAAAAAGATGATGCTGTTATTGATGAAAATACAGATGAAGATCAAAAAAAGATAGATGATATAGAAAAACCTGACATAGAAAATGCTGATATAATAGTAGATGACAAAAAAGAAGTTGATAATACTAAAAAAGTAGTAATACCTGAAGATAAAAAAATAGAAGAACTTTCTCATAAAATTCAACCTAAAAATATTCAAGATGATACTATTGAATCTAAAATGGATAAAAATAAAAAAACTCAAGATGAGATAAATGCAGTTATATCAAAGGATCATATCTTTTTCAAAAGATTAGGTACAGATATAACAGATGAAAGTTATAAAGTTGTAGAACAAATAGCAAAAATATTAAAAAATAATCCAAGTGTAAAGATAGAAATAGGTGGACATACAGATGCGAAAGGAGAAGCTGATGTTAATCAGTGGATATCTTTGCAAAGAGCAAAAAGTGTAAAAAAAGAGTTAGAAAAGCTTGGAATAGCAGAAGATAGAATTACAGCCGTTGGATATGGGGAATCACAACCTTTAGTTCCTAATGATAAAAACGGATATTCTTCTGAAAATAGAAGAGTTGAATTTAAAATAATAGAGGAATAA
- a CDS encoding phosphomannomutase/phosphoglucomutase, whose translation MINKSIFREYDIRGIVGNELNEQSSKLIGYYLGLEAIKRTNVQEPVVVIGYDARIHSPELFNYLTSGFNKAGCKVLGMGMVATGVNYFASFQEFDGEKPNASVMITGSHNPSPYNGFKITINNAPFFGDDIYAMGEEIINNQNMNIKDNETYKEIDVKSLYKNYMITEFAHLKGMKQKLIIDCGNGVADTVLTDILDALELNYDALYCEPDGTFPNHHPDPSEEKNLKDVIEKLKGDYEYGFAYDGDADRIAFLTKNHNVKGDIMALLFAKTMKNPVIIGEVKCTQIMYDRINENGTAVMYKTGHSNLKVKLKELNADMAAEVSGHIFFNDRYYGFDDAIYATFRLLELIFNGMDIDKEIDSLPKVYSTEEIKVETTEEEKFLLMHQIKKNLITVGDDFPKILDIIEVDGVRIVFEQGWGLVRASNTTPVLVTRFESTDLEVAKLYENKINELILRSKNELSNTTN comes from the coding sequence ATGATAAATAAAAGTATTTTTAGAGAGTATGATATTAGAGGAATTGTAGGAAATGAACTAAATGAACAAAGTTCAAAACTCATAGGTTACTATTTGGGCTTAGAAGCTATAAAAAGAACAAATGTGCAAGAACCAGTTGTGGTAATTGGATATGATGCAAGAATTCATTCTCCTGAACTATTTAATTATTTAACCTCTGGATTTAACAAAGCTGGTTGCAAAGTTTTAGGTATGGGAATGGTTGCAACAGGAGTTAATTATTTTGCTTCTTTTCAAGAGTTTGATGGGGAAAAGCCAAATGCCTCAGTTATGATAACAGGTAGCCACAATCCAAGTCCTTATAATGGCTTTAAAATAACTATTAACAATGCACCATTTTTTGGTGATGATATTTACGCTATGGGTGAAGAGATTATTAATAATCAAAATATGAACATTAAAGATAATGAAACTTATAAAGAAATAGATGTAAAAAGTTTATATAAGAACTATATGATAACAGAATTTGCCCACCTAAAAGGTATGAAACAAAAGCTTATTATTGATTGTGGGAATGGAGTTGCGGATACTGTTTTAACGGATATTTTAGATGCCTTAGAACTAAATTATGATGCACTATATTGTGAACCAGATGGAACTTTTCCAAATCACCATCCAGATCCAAGTGAAGAAAAAAACCTAAAAGATGTTATTGAAAAATTAAAAGGTGACTATGAATATGGTTTTGCTTATGATGGAGATGCTGATAGGATCGCATTTTTGACTAAAAATCATAATGTAAAAGGCGATATTATGGCATTACTTTTTGCAAAAACTATGAAAAACCCAGTAATCATTGGTGAAGTAAAATGTACTCAAATCATGTATGATAGAATCAATGAAAATGGCACTGCTGTTATGTATAAAACAGGTCATTCAAACTTAAAAGTAAAATTAAAAGAGTTAAATGCAGATATGGCAGCAGAAGTATCAGGACACATCTTTTTTAATGATAGATATTATGGTTTTGATGATGCTATTTATGCTACATTTAGACTTTTAGAACTTATTTTTAATGGCATGGATATAGATAAAGAGATAGACTCATTACCAAAGGTATATTCAACAGAAGAGATAAAAGTAGAGACAACAGAAGAAGAAAAATTTCTTTTAATGCACCAAATTAAAAAGAATCTAATCACCGTAGGAGATGACTTTCCTAAAATCTTAGATATCATAGAGGTAGATGGAGTGAGAATTGTCTTTGAACAAGGTTGGGGCTTGGTAAGAGCTTCAAATACGACGCCAGTACTTGTGACTAGATTTGAGTCAACAGACCTTGAAGTTGCAAAGCTTTATGAAAACAAAATAAATGAATTAATTTTAAGAAGTAAAAATGAACTTAGTAACACTACAAATTAA
- a CDS encoding VOC family protein, which yields MIKINHLDHLVLTVKNIDATVEFYTQILGMEKEVFKGSRIALKYGNQKINLHELGKEFEPKAFNVKEGSADLCFIVDTPVKEVKEFLESKNIEIIEGIVPRTGARGPIESVYIRDPDMNLIELSNY from the coding sequence ATGATAAAAATAAACCACTTAGACCATCTTGTACTAACTGTTAAAAATATAGATGCTACCGTAGAGTTTTATACTCAAATTTTAGGTATGGAAAAAGAAGTTTTCAAAGGCTCACGAATTGCTTTAAAATATGGTAACCAGAAAATAAATCTACATGAATTAGGAAAAGAATTTGAACCTAAAGCCTTCAATGTAAAAGAGGGAAGTGCTGATTTATGCTTCATTGTAGATACTCCTGTAAAAGAAGTAAAAGAGTTTTTAGAATCAAAAAATATAGAAATCATAGAAGGAATAGTTCCAAGAACTGGTGCAAGGGGACCTATTGAATCTGTTTATATAAGAGATCCAGATATGAACTTAATAGAGTTATCTAATTATTAG
- a CDS encoding AraC family transcriptional regulator, whose amino-acid sequence MQKRSTYNKNVQIANDAMYYIYEYIDTDINIDDLALNFGISKFHLHKLFKEVMGINIYETIKSIRLQKAASLLLTNRYSTITQIASMCGYSSQTSFIRAFKERFHQTPKVWRNGGSEEYSTSILKNSSMLLYEEKGFENIEPKIIKSKALKTYYIRQRGYLKEDVVKIWQKLQAWVYTNNITQYDEIGIYHDNPTITPHNECFYVAGIIPKGEVDLSNTSLPIFYTPEALYATFEIKGKMGDILRFIQWAYQEWLPKSGFETTTNPPYVIFKKNHFLNEDRFFEATYYLPIQYV is encoded by the coding sequence ATGCAAAAAAGAAGTACTTATAACAAAAATGTGCAAATAGCAAATGATGCTATGTATTATATATATGAGTATATCGATACAGATATTAATATTGATGATTTGGCACTAAATTTTGGTATTAGTAAATTTCATTTGCATAAGCTATTTAAAGAAGTTATGGGCATAAATATATATGAAACCATAAAATCAATACGACTACAAAAAGCCGCAAGTCTACTTCTTACAAATAGATACTCAACTATAACCCAAATAGCCTCTATGTGTGGGTACTCTTCTCAAACTTCTTTTATACGTGCTTTTAAAGAGAGATTTCATCAAACTCCAAAAGTATGGAGAAATGGTGGAAGTGAAGAGTATTCAACAAGTATATTAAAAAACTCTTCAATGCTTTTATATGAAGAAAAAGGTTTTGAAAATATTGAACCAAAGATAATAAAATCAAAGGCTTTAAAAACTTATTATATAAGACAAAGGGGCTATTTAAAAGAAGATGTTGTAAAGATTTGGCAGAAACTTCAAGCTTGGGTTTATACAAATAATATAACACAATATGATGAAATAGGAATATATCATGATAACCCAACCATTACTCCCCACAATGAGTGTTTTTATGTGGCAGGTATTATTCCAAAGGGTGAAGTTGATTTGTCAAATACAAGTCTTCCTATTTTTTACACTCCAGAGGCCTTATATGCAACCTTTGAAATAAAAGGAAAAATGGGAGATATTCTTAGGTTTATACAATGGGCATATCAAGAGTGGCTTCCAAAAAGTGGCTTTGAAACAACAACAAATCCTCCTTATGTAATATTTAAAAAGAATCATTTTCTAAATGAAGATAGATTTTTTGAAGCAACTTATTATTTACCTATACAATATGTGTAA